A window of Pseudochaenichthys georgianus chromosome 19, fPseGeo1.2, whole genome shotgun sequence genomic DNA:
acTTGGTAGCTAAATCATGATTTGAATTAAAAATGCTTTTGTTCCACATTTATGATACCAAATGAATCTTATGTAATCATCATCCAAATCTGTATTTACATCAGAAACACATGTGGTCAGTAAAACATCGTTCACGGCCAAAGAAGTGAACTTTTTCAAAAGTCTGGAAGAAAACTTGGCTCTTGGCCTCGGGACCAGCTGTGGTGCCGCAGACTTCAACATCTACTCATGTAACCATTTTAAAAACGTATCCACTACTTGTCTCGCTTTACCTTTACTCAGAGTAAACTGTGTGCATGTTTGCAGAGGCCGCGGCAGGCGCTTCGTGTCTCTGTCTTTGTTGGCGGAGCAGCAAAGAGCAACCTGGTTTTGATTTTCCCACAGATCTGCCGCAGTGAGGAGTGGTCCCCAGCACCCAGCGCTTTGGCACAGTGACTATGTTGGCACCGGCCCAAGCTGAACACCCCCCACCCCTTTTCCCAGGGCCCTGAGAGTGTAATACATTACCACCGAACTCCCACTTCCCATTCCTCTCAAACTTTCACACCCATGCTCCCTCCCTCCCACGGCTGGCATGGCCCCTGAAAAGGGGATTGGGGTGACATGCGTATGACTCTTTTCCCATCTCCTCAACTTTTCCCAGCATCCCCCAGAGTATTTTAACTTAAAGTTTTTATGTCTTTCCATATAAAACTCAACATAAATCTTACTATTTATTTTGACCAAACCTTTTTCCAAAGTACAGGGCTTTTAATATTTTAAAGCTATGCCAGCTATGCCGGGAAACCCAGCTACGGAACACACCGGAAAAAAATGCAGACCCTTTCACTGTTAAAGGGGTTTAAAGGGAATAGATGTCTATTCAAACCGACCCCGAGGTTATAAATATGAACCCTCATTCTGGAAAAAGCCTGGATTGTTTGCTCCATAGTTCTCCGAGCGGCATTGAGAGGGAAGTATTCACAGGCGTGTATGTGTCTGGGTAACATGTAATGACATTATTCTCACCAGGGTGACCCCTCATTGTCACCGCGCTTTCTTCTCCCGAGCTCGTGAAATTGACATAAGCTTTACAAACATTCCACACATTTTTTTCTCAAGGCCGGATTTCTTTTGGGGCCTTTCATAGAGAAAAAAGCACCAGAATGAGCAGCACCCCCTAGTGATGGGGTCAACACACACCATACATGCTCTCTGGTCTCAACAAGGGGTTCTGTTAGATTGATTAATTATATCCACTAAAAAAGGATTAAAAGTGTTTGAATTTCAATAAAACCAGGTTATAATCACTGGTTTGTGTATGGTTTCACTTAGAATGTGTGTTTATCATTTCCTGTAggagttatatttaaaaaaaaaaaaaaaaagtaatttaaAGTTATATCGCAGTATATGTTAGATTTTGTGTCCAGTTTTCTTAATGGAGAGTTGTATTAGCACTTTGGGAACGCCCGGTCTCCTGTATGCCATGCAGTCTGCAGAGGGGTGAGATCTCCTCCCTAGCTCACGATAATGATCTTCCAGaggtaaacatttaaaaaaaatgacacATTGGGTGACTTCCTGACCTTCCCAGGTGATTGTCAATATAGTCCTGCAACTCCGATACCTGCGCCTCGGCAACTGAAACCCTGGTGATGAGAAGTCTTTCTCTAAACTCACCTATAGAAAGAAAGATATACAAACCACTTTCAGTATGAAAGAACGTTTCTTCCTTCAAACCAAAGTGAGGTTATAAAATAGCTTTAGGGGTGAGAGCGCTTTGTTTACCAGTGTAGAGTCTGAGATCTCCTTCAGCTGCTTCCTTAAGTCTGACCAGGATTCCCCGCATGCCAATCTGATAAAGTTACATTTGTCATACTTTTTTCTGACATGATCCACAGCTGACCACATTTCACATTTGTCATTTGGTAAAATGCTAAATCGACACTCACTCATGACGGCTCAAATTCTGAACGGGCATTTTGAGGGCAACCACCTGCCACAGAAACAAGGTGAACGTATTGAATCAACAAGAACACGTCAATGTATGTAAAAAGATGACGTTATACAAGATACGATTCGGAAAAGGCCTGAATCTGAGCTGCGATTACTTGCTGCTAAAAAGTGAAAACTGTTTGAAAGTCATCTAATGACATTATAATAAACTTTTTTCCCCTAAATGTCAAACAGTTTTCTTTAAAACACATCTAAAATAAACAGTGACTGCAGTAGATGCTCAGACAGTCACTGTGACAACCACCCAGTTAGGATTTAATTACCCATCAATCAGTGCTCTGACATGAACTGCAGTCCTCCTCTGCAGCATTGAACCTTTTTGTTGCCGTAGGATACACTCTTTATTGTGCAGTTCATCGctcaaaaacaaacaatgtgCTTTATATGGAAAGTTTAGACACAAAGAAGAATCCCCCAGACCAAATAAAAGCATTCACCAGACATAACAAAAGCAGATCAAGCCACTTCAAAGCGGCCATGTTTCTTTAGAGCTACCTGCAGCTGAGCCTCGTCCTGACGGCGCTGCTGGagctccctctctgtttcctctCTGAGCTCAGAGGGCTCCAGGCTGAAGGGGGCTTCTGGAGGTCCAGGGTCAAGACGGCTCTCTGGCTGGGCCAAGATCTGCTCCCTCTGAAGCCTGAAGATCACAATGTTTCAAAGTGTCCAGTTACTCATGATGGATTCACTTGGAATGTGCTATTAATGGCAGGGTGGGTACTCGTTCTGGTTGATCAAAGCTAAGTCAGTGGAGTTGCAGTTATGGATTTTTTCATTAATTTTGAAACAGTGCCCGAGTCTTTTGAAATTGTGTTTACTTTTGATGCAACAGCACTGCTTTAAATCAAATGTGGCAAAATGATACTTGAGAGGTCTAATGATTAGGTTGagcaattcaaatataaaaaggcatttaaattTTTAAGTATTGCTGAAAATGTTTATCTCAGCCTGGGGTCAGACATCCTAAGATtagatgttgatgtagagggtATACAGATGACTATACAAATACATGTAAGTACAATTCGGCTACAAACAAAGTTTCCTTTAATTTTAGATCTTTAATCTGTAGGTTTATGTTTAAGGAAAATCACAACTTGTATATATATCCCCTTTAAAAAGGGTCACGGGTAGACATGACTTTGTTGTTAAAGTTTGGGTAAAGTTAAACGGAGGACATAAAATACGGTTTTCCGTGTCCAAACGACAGTGAAGCACACCTGTACGCAACAAGGAGAGCATGATGGGTCTTGGTGATCTTCTGAAGTCTCTTCTTATAGGAGCGAGCAGCGGAGGCCAGCTGTTCCTCCCTCGCTCTGTAGGAGGAACGCACATCCTGAAGCATGCTGTCAACGTGTGCCCTCAACTTAGAAGCCTCTGGTGGGCTTTTACCCTCTCCTAGTCCATCAATGTACTCCTAAACTAAAGGCATGTAAATGGATGTTATGTTAAGATCTTAAAGTCCAGTAATACTTTGCAAAGAGGCTTTGGTGAGGACTGAAACTCACAGATAAGTCCCGTAAATGCCACACGAGTCTTAAACGATATTCCTCGTTCAGCTCTTTGACTTGAAGCTGCAGCTTTGAGTTTTCCTCTTCCGCCTCCTTCACTTGGCTCCGAGAGCACATCGGGGCCTTGGGTAGAAGAAACAACAAGTAAACATTCATTCAGAGGGTGGTTAACGGGGATGATATCTATAATCATTTGAGAAATGTTCTGGAAATCAGTTCCCGCTCACAGCACTCCGCTCAGACAGTTCCTGCTGGCGCTTACGGATCGCTCTCTTCTCGTCCTCCTGATGCTCGTTACCCATTTCCACCCTGATGACCAGACACAGGCTCAACAACAAGAGAGTAGCAAAGCAAACTCCAGACAGCCACATCACAGGGGGAgaccacatcacacacacagcaaacaAACCCACGGTGCAGGACACAAATCAAAGGACGAACATCCTGAGATGGGTTTGGCTGTTTGGTGACTGGAAACGTAAAGATATTGATGTCTAATCCGAATTGAACTTGTGCACTATCAAATGACATACTCACACTTTCTCCTCCAGTTTCTTCTGTTGTTCCTCGTAGCTGTTTTTCATTTTCTCCAGCATGTCTTTGATCTCATCTTGGTTTCCAAGTAGCTTTGGGAGAGCATCTAAATGAACAGGCAAAGGAGGTTATTAGTTTACTGATGTCCGTAAAACATATGTGTAGGACACTGTTCCCAAGATTGAGGTATGTGTTTTGTATGAAAAGACTTACAGTGTTTTGCTCCTTGTCCAAAGCTCCCAGATTCTCTAGCTGTTAAAACAGTGGTGTTTACAATCAGAATTAACCAATGGCAAGTATAACAAATCAAATTAAAGATTACCTTTATCCCAAAATGTTATTTTCTTTaagtgaaaagaaaatgtattttataaacATGATCTTTTTCCCAATTTCTTGCACGACCAATGCTTTTTTCTGCGAGTAGAACATGTAAAATGATGTGGAAAATATATATGTCCAATGGTAGAGTAAATCATATTGCACTGGTTGCATGTATTTTAGAGAAATGTGAGAAAGATaatcttttttaaaaagaaattcAGCTTTATCCCATCATACATGGACGAAAGATGCAAACAACATTTCTTTAGGAAAGCTGGTTGGGATTAACGACATCTGTGTTAAAATCTGAGAGGTTCAAACcacaacactatttttattttgttgtcggACAGACGGGCCAGTATAACAAAAGCCCCTAAAGTTCCTGCTATTGTAGTGACATGAACTCAGGAAATAATCTAGAAAATAAAAGTGCGTTTAACCAATTATATTTCCATCTAAAGAGCTGTGAGGAAAAATGAACATACTGTCTCACCTTGACTCTGTTATGTGACATGCTGCTGATCAAGGCCCTCACCCGGTCCAGCTCACAATGCAGCCCCCGGGTGGAGGTCTCCACgctctgctgctgctcctccagctgcagacgGAGGGCGTCCTGGGCCTGGGCCAGAGCCAGCAGCTCAGCACTCAGCTTCTCACCCTGGTTCTGCTCTTTATCATGGGCATCAGCCAGAGCCAAGTAACTGTTCTTCAGGGCAGTGTACTCCTCCGTCGGGTCTTGGCCACTCTTCTCTCCCACTTTTAGACAAGCCTCAGCAGACTGGAGTGCCCTGGATAAGTTGTCTCGCTCCATCTCAAGCTCCGTTATTGCACTGGCTTGATTCAATAGCTAAGAAGTGGAAATACAGTGCATCACAGTGTCAGTGATTCTATGTGTGGGTATGAAGAGTTAAGACCGTCACCTTGTTTTTCAGCTCAAACTTCTCTTCTTCAAATTGCTCCCTCATCTTGTTTGTCTGCATTTTCTCATCCACAAGCTCCTTAGATATCTGGAAGACGGGAACACAATGTATTCTGTTTCTATAATGAACACATTGTACACTTTTACTGTATATGCTCATGGACTCTACATTGAGTTTGCCCTCCTCACTTTGGATCAATCTGCAGGACAGATCTGTGTTGGAGCTGGCCAGGTAGCCCAGTCTGCACTCCAGGTAGCCCACTTTGGTGAAAAGGCGTTCATTTTCTCTCAGCTGCTGCTAAAGTAAAGTGAACAGAAACACTTGGTCTACAATGATATGACAAAGGCCTATTTTCAAAATAAGATTTCCATTGTTTTCAATCTTTTGCAGCTTCATATCAAGGAcaattagcatgttagcatagcaCCACCTGACTTTGTGGTCCGAGTCCATTTCACCCATTAAGCCAAATTAGCTTACTTCAGTATCCAATTTCTGGGACAAAACGGGCCTGAAATAACTCAGTGTAGTGTTTGTACTTACGTTTTCTTCTGTTAAAGCTCGAAGTTGCTCATTTGAATTTAGCTCGTGGTCCTGTTTGTCCATCTGTATTCACTATCAACGACTAATTAAGCTAATTTACTCACTGTATCCACCAACACTAAGTTGCCATGGCCTCAACAACACACAACACTGTTTTTGTTGTATGTGTTGCCTATCTTTATATTTGAGGACACGAAACATCACCATAAGAACGTAGAAATGACAGTGAAAAATAAATCCATTTCCAGTGTATTTTACTTTCACCACTGCAGCTATCTTACTGTAGGCTACTTGTCTTTTGCCCGTATTTTATCACAAAAAAATTGATGTGGAACCTTCAGCAGCTGCATTATAGTATGAGATAAATGATAAAGTAATGTATTGTTTCAGCCTGGAGAAGAACAAGCGTCTCTCCTTTATAAAGCATTTGAGACACTGCTTCTGAAACACTGAACAACAGCGGCTGAAAGTTGATAGATGTCATTGCAGCGCCATCTTGTGCCAACAGTTGGAAAAGTACCACATTAGGAGCCACTATATCACTGCTAGAAACTTTTTGTTAAATACTGGGCGTCATTTGCGCTGGGGACGCTGGAGACACTTTTTGAAAGTGTAACTGTAAATTATAAATGTTATTTTTCAAGACTTAAAAAAAGACGGATTATTGGCTTCCTCAATAATTTTCCCATGGCCACACATAATGGTTCCTACGAAAATAGTCTGTAGCCTGACACTGTACATCCTGTCTGGATCAgttttatataaaaaatgtttttaaaaagtaatgtcTATAATTCTTGTTTTTATCACTTTCTTTTTTTAGTTTATAAGTTTCTTAATTAATTAGTTAATTTTTTTCTATTCTAGAATTTgtattattacattttttattattatttatttatattattctattattatttattcattttatttttgtccCATTTTTATGTCCCATATTATAGGAACTGTTTAAAGTACATTTTGTACATTTAGTGTTGTCGTATCCACAGAATACAAGGCTACCAAGTAAAACAACATGGTCTGAAACAGGCACAGACACATACATATTTGAAAATTGAAAGTGATAATACATGTATGAATACATGTGTGTTCTGTTTTATTCACAActcatatatttttatttatacatttatttcgacatttattcatgtattaatTTTTTCTCTTGTTAATTCCttcctgtatttattttcacatttatttatttattcatgtatttatttcttccgtttttttcacatttatttattcctgtatttatgcaTTTATTTATGTTGTACTTATGTCATGCTCTGTCCTCAATACCCGTGTGCTCGTTGTGTGCATAAAGGTACAAATTCACATCACAGCAAGACCTATAGTTGGGCGTACGttgttttaaaaacacattggtgGTTCAGAGGTCTATGCATTGGTTTTTCATACAGGTGCTCGAGGTTCAACAACCAGGGGAGGGACATTATATAAATACCTCTACAGCTATAAAACCTTCCAAGCCAAACTGGGCAAATTCATtcttaaaaagtatttttaTTAAAGTAACAGAACAATGCATTGTAATGTTTAACAAATTGGGTTCACATGTGCTAAGTAGAATTTGTTACAAGTTATCAAAAATAGCTGAAAAATGCTTTACAGAGATATGCCACTGAGAGAATACTTtcaattaatgtattgatttaataaaaaaacatttttaccaAATGCATGAAAACCACATGATCAGAACCAGGATTAAAACTCTAGAAAATCACACATTCAATGCAAAACTTAGATATAAAATCAAGCAATTAAGCTCAAAGGTTTTTTTCAATTCTGCAGCTCTAAAATTACGGATTCCAGGATTGAAAGCCGACTGGATTTTCACAGATAACAGGCTGGATTACTTGTGTTAAACATTTTGAATAGTGAACATTCTGTAGAATTTGGTATATCTTGTTCTATCTATTTTAACATGAGCATAAATAAATCAAAGCTTTACAATTATAGTCTCTAGTGTTGATGCCTTCAACTTGTCCTCAGTCACACTAGGGATTTTCAGTCACACTGTATTGCAGGTCAAAGCATATTTTTTTGAGGTAGAAGACATTCTCTCAGGTCAGCTCTCGTAATGAGTGTGGAAGTGTTTTTAATAATCTCATGTGCTCTTGGTGTAGCGTCCAAACTGCACAGTTGTTCCCGGTCTGAGACTCTTGCATATTCATGCATTTGAACATGCAGATTCTTCATACACATGAATAAAGAATccaaaaatatgaaaataaatatattatattgtTTTACAAAATAGAAAATGATCAATGAGACCTATTTAAGATACATTTAAGTCCTCCTCCACTTCATCGTCCTCCTTTGCAATGGGTCTGTTGTCGCCACGGTCCATGAGTACACCCATCTCTTTCTGCAGGGACTCCAGGCTGGCCGGGCTGACGTAGTACCTGACGTTCTGAGAGGGCAACAGCCTCTGGAGCTCCTCCAGCTTACGGTAGGCCTGGAGAAGAAACATGGAAAGAGGATAAAGAGCTGACTGTTTATTTTAGGAGTTTTTAGAACCGTTAATCTAAAAAAGGTAGCATTTCCTATGACAGGTTGCTGATATTTTCTTTAACcgacatgtcatttcaccgaaTAAAAAAGCTAGAAAAAAAGAGTTACCATTTGGAAGTTGCCTTGCTGACAGTGGTGCTCCACCAAGAAACCATATGCATCTCCAATCCTGACAGCAGGGTCCAACTCCGGCTCCTCCAGCAGCGCTTCACACAACTGCACCGCCTCACCAGGATCCTCCACATACAACCTGCAGACAAAGGACAAGATTAAGATCAACACAAATAACTTGTATACAAAAGAAAACAAGTATGAGTTGTGTGCTTACATTCGTGCGTGGACAAACTTCTTGATGAGTGTGATTCTGTGCTGCAGGTCAGCCAGTCTCACTTCCTGTTGTCCCGCTGAAGGGTCTTTTGCTTTTGAGACGCACTTGAAGGCCTCAGTCAGAGCATCGAGAGCCTTTTCATAGTTCTGGTAATCATCAATCTCAACCTTGATGATGATCAAAAAGAGGAAACTTGTTTCATTTCTATTTCAAATGAATATAATTTGCCTCAAAGCAACCTTACAATTGTATGTATTTTTCATCTGACTATACTTAAAGCTCTTATAATAAATtattgtaaaaaaagaaaaacaccgcaaacaaacaaacaaacactagTCTATTTTCCAGTCAATCATTTCAACAAAAATATAACTGCagcaaatatattatatatacactTTTTGAAAGCTTGTCATTTTCCTTGAGCATTCCCAATTAAAGTGGTAACTAAGAACATCTATCACAGTATCTCATCTGTAGAATTGTATAACCTACTGTTTATCAAAGGCAACATTTTACCTGTAGAACATGCTTGTTATTTAAGAATGCTGACTTGAATTGAGCAGCTTAAAAATGCTTAATGTCAATTTGTTACCAGGAAAGTACCAATTAACATAACATGGACGGATGTTCTTATATTTAGCTCTACCTGAGCACAGGCTTCATAGAAGCCAGCCAGCAGGTCCGGTGCCCTGCCTTTAGTGTAGAAACCAATGATTGTCTTCAAGATCTCCGGATTTTTCCGCCAGTCCAGAGACTGGAGGTAGTTGGCGGCCATGATGAAAAGCTCCTTCTGACGACAAACATTGGCGAAGAATATAATTTTCTCCGTGTCGCCCGATTTGAGAAGTGCCCT
This region includes:
- the ccdc78 gene encoding coiled-coil domain-containing protein 78 yields the protein MDKQDHELNSNEQLRALTEENQQLRENERLFTKVGYLECRLGYLASSNTDLSCRLIQSEEGKLNISKELVDEKMQTNKMREQFEEEKFELKNKLLNQASAITELEMERDNLSRALQSAEACLKVGEKSGQDPTEEYTALKNSYLALADAHDKEQNQGEKLSAELLALAQAQDALRLQLEEQQQSVETSTRGLHCELDRVRALISSMSHNRVKLENLGALDKEQNTLLGNQDEIKDMLEKMKNSYEEQQKKLEEKVVEMGNEHQEDEKRAIRKRQQELSERSAAPMCSRSQVKEAEEENSKLQLQVKELNEEYRLRLVWHLRDLSEYIDGLGEGKSPPEASKLRAHVDSMLQDVRSSYRAREEQLASAARSYKKRLQKITKTHHALLVAYRLQREQILAQPESRLDPGPPEAPFSLEPSELREETERELQQRRQDEAQLQVALKKHGRFEVVALKMPVQNLSRHEKKYDKCNFIRLACGESWSDLRKQLKEISDSTLVNKFRERLLITRVSVAEAQVSELQDYIDNHLGRSGTREEISPLCRLHGIQETGRSQSANTTLH